A region from the Desulfoglaeba alkanexedens ALDC genome encodes:
- the rlmB gene encoding 23S rRNA (guanosine(2251)-2'-O)-methyltransferase RlmB: MNRKKKDSPPAFWIFGAHPIEELLNHRDAQILELVYSRGNPRLERLAETARRRNIPVRLEDRHALNALLGTTHHQGVAARTEQFAYASLDDFLKAGPASIDPIVILDGIQDPQNLGSILRSACFLGARGVIVPRDRSARVTGTVIKVAAGATAYLPVVQVTNLVRTMERLKALGIWIVGLDLETDRSLYEVDFRLPSALVVGNEQKGLRPLVRKGCDLLARIPALGPLQSLNAGNAAAVALSEIQRQRDPRQIRPSSPVPRK; this comes from the coding sequence ATGAACCGCAAGAAAAAAGACAGCCCGCCCGCTTTTTGGATTTTCGGCGCGCACCCGATTGAGGAACTCCTGAACCACCGGGACGCGCAAATCCTCGAATTGGTCTACTCCCGCGGGAATCCGCGGTTGGAACGACTTGCAGAAACGGCCCGCCGCCGAAACATCCCCGTCCGGCTGGAAGACCGCCATGCCCTCAACGCACTGCTCGGAACCACCCATCACCAGGGGGTGGCCGCTCGAACCGAACAGTTCGCCTATGCTTCACTGGACGATTTCCTCAAGGCGGGTCCGGCATCGATCGATCCGATCGTGATCCTCGACGGCATCCAGGACCCCCAAAACCTGGGTTCCATTTTGCGCAGCGCCTGCTTCCTGGGGGCACGCGGCGTGATCGTTCCCCGGGATCGTTCCGCCCGGGTGACGGGTACCGTGATCAAGGTGGCGGCCGGCGCCACCGCCTATCTTCCCGTGGTGCAGGTGACCAACCTGGTACGCACCATGGAACGGCTGAAAGCACTCGGAATCTGGATTGTGGGGCTGGACCTGGAAACCGACCGCAGCCTCTACGAAGTGGACTTTCGGCTCCCAAGCGCCCTGGTGGTGGGAAATGAACAGAAAGGACTGAGGCCCCTGGTGCGGAAAGGCTGCGATCTCCTGGCCCGCATCCCCGCCTTGGGCCCTCTCCAGTCCCTCAACGCCGGAAACGCCGCGGCCGTCGCACTGAGTGAAATCCAACGTCAGCGCGATCCCCGGCAGATCAGGCCCTCTTCGCCCGTTCCCCGAAAATAG
- a CDS encoding YicC/YloC family endoribonuclease: MIVSMTAYARAQAEDARYRVTVELRTLNSRSLDVFVRLSKNYGALEDALRKRIARAVRRGRVEANALVEPLAIEVRAPRINRSLARFYWEQLQDLHRTLPGLDPPTLDHLLRAPNLFEAAETAEDIEAISPLMNQAVEDALRDLAVMRTREGKALQEDLLARLVQIREALDVVESRREPQLQQAFQGLKDRIRDILDQVQMDADDHRLFQEIAVLADRSDINEEVVRIRSHLDQMESMIVAESAAEGRKLDFLTQELLREVNTIGSKSSDLEISRAVVHMKNEIGKLREQIQNVE; this comes from the coding sequence TTGATCGTCAGCATGACCGCCTACGCTCGAGCTCAGGCCGAAGACGCGCGCTACCGAGTTACCGTGGAACTGCGCACCTTGAACAGCCGTTCCCTGGACGTGTTCGTCCGCCTATCCAAGAACTACGGAGCCCTGGAAGACGCCCTCCGGAAAAGGATCGCCCGGGCCGTCCGAAGAGGTCGCGTGGAGGCCAACGCCCTGGTGGAACCCCTCGCCATCGAGGTGAGAGCCCCCCGGATCAATCGTTCGCTTGCCCGTTTCTACTGGGAGCAACTGCAGGATCTCCATCGCACCCTCCCCGGGCTGGATCCGCCCACCCTGGATCATCTGCTGCGCGCCCCCAACCTCTTCGAGGCTGCGGAGACCGCCGAAGACATAGAGGCCATTTCCCCGCTCATGAATCAGGCCGTGGAAGACGCGCTGCGGGACCTCGCCGTCATGCGCACACGGGAAGGCAAGGCGCTCCAGGAAGACCTGTTGGCGAGGCTCGTTCAGATCCGGGAGGCGCTGGACGTGGTGGAGTCGCGCAGGGAGCCACAGCTGCAGCAGGCCTTCCAGGGTTTGAAGGACCGGATCAGGGACATCCTGGACCAGGTCCAGATGGACGCCGACGACCATCGGCTGTTTCAGGAAATTGCCGTGCTTGCCGACCGATCGGATATCAACGAAGAGGTCGTGCGCATCCGGAGCCATCTTGACCAGATGGAGTCCATGATAGTCGCCGAGTCGGCGGCGGAAGGCCGCAAGTTGGACTTCCTGACCCAGGAACTCCTTCGCGAAGTGAACACCATCGGGTCCAAGTCCAGCGATCTGGAAATATCCCGGGCGGTCGTTCATATGAAAAACGAGATCGGAAAACTCAGGGAACAAATCCAAAACGTAGAATGA
- a CDS encoding DivIVA domain-containing protein, producing the protein MDWKPLELESRRFRTRWRGYDRREVELFLQQTAETLQRLQVENGQLRKEMQQLSRELADYKDRDKTIRNVLLSAQKATEQVKANAEKEAKLIVSEAELKAEKILQGAHQRLSQLHEDILELKRQRTQLETKLRSTIETYRQLLDLEKDDETEAELENKVKFLNP; encoded by the coding sequence ATGGACTGGAAGCCTCTTGAATTGGAAAGCCGCAGATTTCGGACGCGGTGGCGGGGATACGACCGGCGCGAGGTGGAGCTTTTCCTCCAGCAGACCGCCGAAACGCTGCAGCGCCTTCAGGTGGAAAACGGCCAGTTGCGAAAGGAAATGCAGCAACTGAGCCGCGAACTGGCCGACTACAAGGATCGGGACAAAACCATCCGAAACGTCCTCTTGAGCGCACAAAAGGCTACCGAACAGGTCAAGGCCAACGCTGAAAAAGAAGCAAAGCTCATCGTCTCCGAGGCGGAACTCAAGGCCGAAAAGATCCTTCAGGGAGCCCACCAGAGGCTTTCGCAACTTCACGAGGACATACTCGAGTTGAAACGCCAGCGAACGCAGCTCGAAACCAAGCTTCGCTCCACCATAGAAACGTACCGGCAACTCCTGGATCTCGAAAAGGACGACGAAACCGAGGCCGAATTGGAAAACAAGGTGAAATTCCTGAACCCCTGA
- a CDS encoding YggS family pyridoxal phosphate-dependent enzyme — translation MAVRERMAAACRRAGRDPSTVQLMGVTKTVPVERIREALEAGLRLLGENYVQEARQKVELLNEPDVTWHFIGHLQTNKCRQAVETFQCIQSVDREKLAVELDRRSRSVGRRMPVLLQVNVGDETTKAGVSLENLETLFDVACRLEGIEVRGLMALPPYSEDPEAVRPHFRAVRQALEALRLRAAHPERLTELSMGMSHDFEVAIEEGATLVRVGTAIFGERAKRA, via the coding sequence ATGGCAGTAAGGGAGAGGATGGCGGCGGCCTGCCGGCGTGCGGGCCGCGACCCCTCCACGGTCCAGTTAATGGGCGTGACCAAGACTGTGCCCGTAGAACGCATTCGGGAGGCATTGGAGGCCGGTCTTCGGCTTCTGGGCGAAAACTACGTGCAGGAGGCCCGGCAAAAGGTGGAGCTGTTGAACGAACCGGATGTCACATGGCATTTCATTGGTCATCTCCAGACCAACAAGTGCAGGCAGGCAGTGGAAACGTTCCAGTGTATCCAGTCCGTGGACCGTGAAAAGCTGGCGGTGGAACTGGACCGTAGATCTCGGAGCGTCGGCCGGCGAATGCCGGTTCTCCTTCAGGTGAACGTGGGCGACGAAACCACCAAGGCCGGGGTGTCGCTGGAGAACCTGGAGACCCTCTTCGACGTCGCTTGCAGGCTGGAGGGGATCGAAGTCCGCGGCCTGATGGCGCTTCCCCCGTACTCGGAAGACCCCGAGGCCGTGCGACCCCACTTCCGAGCCGTCAGGCAGGCCCTGGAAGCGCTCCGCCTGAGGGCTGCGCACCCGGAGCGCCTCACGGAGCTTTCCATGGGCATGAGCCATGACTTTGAGGTGGCCATCGAGGAAGGGGCGACCCTGGTTCGGGTGGGGACCGCTATTTTCGGGGAACGGGCGAAGAGGGCCTGA
- a CDS encoding Trm112 family protein → MSISKELLDILACPKCKGDVRLDESANGLVCDRCRLFYEIRGGIPIMLIDEARPLAP, encoded by the coding sequence ATGAGTATCAGCAAAGAACTTCTGGATATCCTTGCATGCCCCAAGTGCAAGGGAGACGTCCGCCTGGATGAATCCGCAAACGGTCTGGTTTGCGACCGCTGCAGGCTTTTCTATGAAATCCGCGGCGGCATTCCCATCATGCTGATCGACGAAGCGCGACCTCTCGCACCGTAG
- the gmk gene encoding guanylate kinase, with protein sequence MNPLARPGFPAPAASRQGAVFIISAPSGVGKTTLIHEVLARDPRLRFSVSCTTRPPRPGERDGVDYRFLDRASFVDGIRGGRFLEWAEVHGNLYGTDSAQVAARLGEGYDVLLDIDVQGARQVKGKIPGAAAVFILPPSLAVLRERLAERGTESEADMTRRLRAADEEIQNAPWYDFLVVNDRLEEAAADLAAIFRAARSWRDRRLPEVAHLFGRPFADVRDS encoded by the coding sequence ATGAATCCCTTGGCGCGGCCCGGCTTTCCCGCGCCTGCGGCGTCGCGACAGGGGGCCGTTTTCATCATTTCGGCGCCCTCGGGAGTGGGAAAGACCACGCTTATCCATGAAGTGCTGGCCCGAGACCCCCGGCTGCGGTTTTCGGTTTCATGCACCACACGGCCGCCCCGTCCCGGAGAACGTGACGGCGTGGACTACCGGTTCCTGGACCGGGCATCCTTCGTGGACGGCATTCGCGGCGGCCGATTCCTCGAATGGGCGGAGGTTCACGGGAACCTCTACGGCACGGACAGCGCGCAGGTCGCCGCCCGCCTCGGCGAAGGATACGATGTCTTGCTCGATATCGATGTTCAGGGCGCCCGTCAGGTGAAAGGCAAAATCCCCGGTGCGGCGGCCGTTTTCATCCTTCCGCCGAGCCTGGCCGTCCTCAGGGAACGCCTCGCGGAGCGGGGGACCGAGTCGGAGGCGGACATGACAAGAAGGCTGCGGGCCGCTGATGAAGAAATCCAGAACGCACCCTGGTACGATTTCCTCGTGGTGAACGATCGGTTGGAAGAAGCCGCGGCCGACCTTGCCGCCATCTTTCGCGCCGCCCGTTCGTGGCGGGATCGGCGCCTGCCCGAGGTCGCCCACCTTTTCGGGCGGCCATTTGCGGACGTCCGCGACTCCTGA
- a CDS encoding TatD family hydrolase — MKIVSHNGTIPLTPLIDTHVHLDFPELSTDLGAVIQRARDAGVVQMITIGIDEETSRKALQIAHAHSGVFSAVGLHPHEARSLDADSVRRFQDLARDPKVVAVGEIGLDYYRDRQPRETQRRCFRQQLEWAVELRKPVVFHVRDAHADFLEIVRDYAASLDGGILHCFSGDWTIARRCLDLGFMLSIPGTITFPKSEAQREVVRKAPAERILVETDAPFLAPVPFRGKVNEPSYVVHTARKVAELRGMAPEELALQTTANARRVFGLPSEEIL, encoded by the coding sequence ATGAAAATCGTGAGCCACAACGGCACGATACCTCTGACACCCCTCATCGACACCCATGTGCACCTGGATTTTCCGGAGCTTTCGACCGACCTTGGCGCGGTGATTCAACGAGCCAGGGACGCCGGGGTCGTCCAGATGATCACCATCGGCATCGACGAGGAGACCAGCCGGAAGGCCCTCCAGATCGCCCATGCCCATTCCGGCGTCTTTTCGGCCGTGGGTCTTCATCCGCACGAGGCCAGGTCCTTGGACGCCGATTCCGTGCGACGATTCCAAGATCTGGCTCGAGACCCCAAGGTGGTGGCGGTCGGCGAGATCGGTCTCGACTACTACCGCGACCGTCAACCCCGGGAAACGCAGCGGCGGTGCTTCCGGCAGCAACTGGAATGGGCGGTGGAGCTCCGAAAGCCCGTCGTGTTTCACGTCCGCGACGCACATGCGGATTTCCTCGAAATCGTCAGGGACTACGCTGCGTCCCTGGATGGAGGAATCCTCCACTGCTTCTCCGGTGACTGGACCATCGCCAGGCGCTGCCTCGACCTGGGTTTCATGCTCTCCATCCCTGGAACCATCACGTTCCCGAAATCCGAAGCTCAGCGGGAAGTTGTCCGGAAGGCACCTGCAGAGAGGATCCTCGTGGAAACCGACGCACCGTTTCTTGCGCCCGTTCCGTTTCGTGGAAAAGTCAACGAGCCTTCCTATGTGGTGCACACCGCTCGAAAGGTGGCCGAGCTGAGGGGGATGGCTCCCGAAGAGCTGGCCCTGCAGACCACGGCAAACGCCCGGCGGGTCTTCGGCCTGCCGTCCGAGGAGATTCTCTGA
- the remA gene encoding extracellular matrix/biofilm regulator RemA, with protein MEIKLLNIGFGNTVIANRIVAIVSPSSAPMKRLKEDAKQANKLIDATMGRRTRSVIITDSDHVILSGVQAETIAQRLSQDHALKESSASRKTSSS; from the coding sequence ATGGAGATCAAGCTGCTCAATATCGGTTTCGGAAACACGGTCATCGCCAACCGCATCGTGGCCATCGTATCCCCCAGCTCGGCCCCCATGAAGCGGCTCAAAGAAGACGCGAAGCAGGCGAACAAGCTCATCGATGCCACTATGGGCCGCCGGACGCGATCCGTCATCATCACCGACAGCGACCACGTGATCCTCTCCGGCGTGCAGGCGGAAACCATCGCCCAACGTCTAAGCCAGGATCACGCCTTGAAGGAATCCTCAGCTTCCAGGAAGACATCCTCCTCATGA
- a CDS encoding DUF4416 family protein, whose protein sequence is MSRPRESEPQTLIAGLLYREKEILTEALRRLVDGYGPLDFLSEPMPFHYSTYYEKEMGSDIFRRFAAFSDPVDPETLPDVKLQTNTIEGHLAENHRRRVNIDPGLLSPDRLVLATGKSAAHRIYLRAGIYADLTLIFQKGAYQPLPWTYPDYREPVVRHAFGALRAAAAGRRWSRLPRSPVALPEDPS, encoded by the coding sequence GTGAGCCGGCCCCGGGAGAGCGAACCGCAGACGTTGATCGCCGGGCTGCTTTATCGGGAGAAGGAGATCCTCACCGAGGCCCTCCGGCGCCTGGTGGACGGCTATGGTCCGTTGGATTTCCTGAGCGAGCCCATGCCGTTCCACTACAGCACCTATTACGAGAAGGAAATGGGGTCCGACATTTTTCGCCGGTTTGCGGCTTTTTCGGACCCCGTTGATCCCGAAACGCTTCCCGATGTAAAGCTCCAGACCAACACCATCGAAGGTCATCTCGCGGAAAACCATAGGCGGCGGGTCAACATCGACCCGGGGCTTTTGAGTCCCGACCGGCTGGTGCTCGCTACGGGGAAAAGCGCCGCGCACCGCATCTACCTCCGCGCAGGAATCTATGCAGACCTCACCTTGATTTTCCAAAAAGGCGCCTACCAACCGCTCCCCTGGACGTATCCGGATTATCGAGAACCCGTGGTTCGCCATGCTTTCGGGGCGCTGCGGGCGGCGGCCGCGGGCCGCCGTTGGTCGCGGCTGCCGCGAAGCCCTGTGGCCTTGCCGGAGGATCCCTCTTGA
- the rpmG gene encoding 50S ribosomal protein L33, producing MRVIVTLACSECKRRNYTTTKNKRTTPEKLNFRKYCSFCRTHTVHKETK from the coding sequence ATGCGAGTAATCGTGACCCTCGCGTGTTCGGAATGCAAGCGGCGCAATTACACGACAACCAAAAACAAGCGGACGACGCCGGAGAAGCTGAACTTCCGCAAATACTGTTCGTTCTGCCGGACGCACACGGTCCACAAAGAGACGAAGTAG
- the rfaE1 gene encoding D-glycero-beta-D-manno-heptose-7-phosphate kinase has translation MTDGLPFTAEQRLLLVRAIRRFATLKVLVVGDVMLDIFIWGDVQRISPEAPVPVVEVREESLLLGGSTNVVRNVASLGAGVFVAGVIGNDEPGRQVERLLKTDGIESDGLVVCGERPTTVKTRVIAQNQQVVRFDRERRVPLGPMECGRLLEYVRDRLPSVHAVVLSDYGKGVINGELMAGLRETVRPPGLPILLDPKVRPLDLYRGVTVITPNHHEAALLAGIPIDNDLGLLEAGRALLARLDCEKVLITRGKDGMSLFDREGSVLHIPTVARRVFDVTGAGDTVIALMALGLAAGLSAAHAAQLANLAAGIVVGEVGTACVRPEQLLEALGAGDSP, from the coding sequence ATGACCGACGGCCTGCCGTTCACCGCTGAACAGAGACTGCTGCTGGTTCGAGCCATCCGGCGATTCGCGACCCTCAAGGTCCTCGTCGTCGGGGACGTGATGCTCGACATTTTCATCTGGGGGGACGTCCAGCGGATATCCCCGGAAGCTCCCGTGCCCGTGGTGGAAGTGCGCGAGGAGTCTTTGCTTCTCGGCGGCTCGACCAACGTGGTCCGAAACGTGGCGTCGCTTGGGGCGGGAGTCTTCGTCGCCGGCGTCATCGGAAACGACGAACCGGGGCGACAGGTCGAGCGGCTGCTCAAGACCGATGGGATCGAAAGTGACGGGCTGGTGGTTTGCGGCGAACGCCCGACGACGGTGAAGACCCGCGTCATCGCGCAGAACCAGCAGGTGGTCCGCTTCGACCGCGAAAGGCGCGTGCCGCTCGGCCCCATGGAATGCGGCAGGCTCCTGGAGTACGTTCGCGACAGGTTGCCTTCGGTCCATGCGGTGGTCTTGTCCGATTACGGAAAGGGAGTGATCAACGGGGAACTGATGGCAGGCTTGAGGGAAACGGTCCGCCCGCCGGGGCTTCCGATCCTCCTGGACCCGAAGGTCCGTCCTTTGGATCTTTATCGGGGCGTGACCGTCATCACACCGAACCATCACGAAGCGGCCCTGCTTGCCGGAATCCCGATCGACAACGACTTGGGGCTGCTCGAAGCCGGCAGAGCCCTCCTCGCCCGGCTGGACTGTGAGAAGGTTTTGATCACCCGAGGGAAGGACGGGATGAGCCTTTTCGACCGCGAAGGTTCGGTGCTCCACATCCCCACAGTGGCTCGGCGCGTGTTTGACGTGACGGGAGCGGGCGACACGGTGATCGCCCTCATGGCTCTCGGGCTGGCCGCCGGCCTAAGCGCCGCCCACGCCGCACAGCTCGCCAATCTTGCCGCCGGAATCGTGGTCGGGGAAGTGGGAACGGCCTGTGTCAGACCCGAGCAGCTCCTGGAAGCGCTCGGGGCGGGGGATTCACCGTGA
- a CDS encoding YggT family protein — protein MFVISYFLIALATILDIVFTAYMWIIIARAILSWVNPDPYNPIVRFLYSITEPVLYAVRRRVPAFLGGIDFSPMIVILVLVFLQSFLVPSLRRMAITLGT, from the coding sequence ATGTTTGTAATCAGTTATTTTCTCATCGCCCTGGCCACGATCCTGGACATCGTCTTCACCGCCTACATGTGGATCATCATCGCCCGCGCGATCCTCTCGTGGGTCAATCCCGATCCCTACAATCCCATTGTGCGCTTCCTCTACAGCATCACCGAACCGGTGCTCTACGCCGTCCGGCGCCGCGTCCCGGCTTTCTTAGGAGGCATCGACTTCTCACCCATGATCGTCATCTTGGTACTCGTTTTCCTGCAGAGTTTTCTCGTCCCGTCACTCCGGCGTATGGCGATCACCCTGGGAACATGA
- a CDS encoding Maf family protein — protein sequence MIDPTGKCPGMFTTREPFVLASASPRRRELLQGLGLQFDVFPSDGVEWPAHGSPGEQVRVWARRKVQSVCRRFPDRWVLGADTIVVLGGAVFGKPLDREDAARCLRELSGRTHEVMTAVCLAHAARHMQFERAVRTQVTFKDLSSAEIDAYVDTGEPYDKAGAYGIQGMGACLVRSIHGSYTNVVGLPLCETLEWICRFGIAAPTTTRAL from the coding sequence ATGATCGACCCCACTGGGAAATGCCCCGGAATGTTCACCACCCGGGAACCGTTCGTGCTGGCGTCGGCGTCCCCCAGAAGGCGGGAACTGCTCCAGGGGCTTGGCCTGCAGTTCGATGTTTTCCCGAGCGATGGGGTGGAATGGCCCGCCCATGGGTCACCGGGGGAACAGGTGAGAGTCTGGGCGCGTAGAAAGGTCCAGTCCGTCTGCCGGAGGTTTCCGGATCGGTGGGTGCTGGGGGCGGATACCATCGTCGTTCTAGGCGGCGCCGTGTTCGGAAAGCCGCTGGACCGCGAAGACGCAGCGCGCTGCTTGAGGGAACTCAGCGGCCGCACTCACGAGGTGATGACGGCCGTGTGCCTGGCCCACGCCGCAAGGCATATGCAGTTCGAACGCGCGGTGCGAACACAAGTCACCTTCAAGGATCTCAGCTCCGCCGAAATCGACGCCTACGTCGATACGGGAGAGCCTTACGACAAGGCGGGAGCTTACGGCATTCAGGGAATGGGGGCCTGCCTGGTCCGTTCCATCCATGGATCGTACACCAACGTGGTGGGGCTCCCCCTTTGTGAGACCCTCGAATGGATCTGTCGGTTCGGTATCGCCGCTCCCACAACGACTCGTGCCCTGTAG
- the secE gene encoding preprotein translocase subunit SecE: MKAVKRSDETPAQAGKQDKVKPLKKSAPARKAETPKRKAPRKAQVTRLDFVRRARQYLREVAYELKKVVWPSRKETVATTAVVLVVVVLAGLFLGFVDLVLSRFVRFLIG; the protein is encoded by the coding sequence ATGAAGGCAGTCAAGAGATCGGATGAGACCCCGGCTCAGGCGGGGAAGCAGGACAAGGTGAAGCCGCTCAAAAAGAGCGCACCCGCCAGAAAAGCGGAAACCCCGAAACGCAAGGCGCCCAGGAAGGCCCAAGTCACCCGGTTAGACTTCGTGCGGCGCGCCCGCCAGTACCTCAGGGAAGTGGCCTACGAACTGAAGAAGGTGGTCTGGCCTTCCCGCAAGGAAACGGTGGCCACGACTGCTGTCGTGCTGGTGGTCGTGGTGCTGGCCGGCCTTTTCCTGGGCTTCGTGGACCTGGTCCTCAGTCGGTTCGTGCGGTTTCTCATCGGATAA
- the tuf gene encoding elongation factor Tu produces MAKKKFERTKPHVNVGTIGHIDHGKTTLTAAITKQLSKRGRAEFVPFDQIDKAPEERERGITIATAHVEYETEKRHYAHVDCPGHADYIKNMITGAAQMDGAILVVAADDGPMPQTREHILLARQVGVPYIVVFLNKVDMVDDPELIELVELELRELLTKYGFPGDEVPIVKGSALKALEAEDPDSADAAPIFELMKAVDEYIPDPVRDIDKPFLMPIEDVFSISGRGTVVTGRVERGVITVGEEVEIVGFGPTMKTVCTGVEMFRKTLDRGEAGDNIGVLLRGIKRDEVERGQVVAKPGSITPHTKFKAEVYVLKKEEGGRHTPFFPGYRPQFYLRTTDVTGVVTLPEGVEMVMPGDNVNMEVQLIAPVALEEGLRFAIREGGRTVGAGVVTSIIE; encoded by the coding sequence ATGGCGAAGAAGAAGTTTGAGCGGACGAAGCCGCACGTGAACGTGGGGACGATCGGGCACATCGATCATGGGAAGACGACGCTTACGGCGGCGATCACGAAGCAGTTGTCGAAGCGGGGTCGTGCGGAGTTCGTCCCGTTCGATCAGATCGACAAGGCGCCGGAGGAGCGGGAGCGTGGGATTACGATAGCGACGGCGCACGTGGAATACGAGACGGAGAAGCGTCATTATGCGCACGTGGACTGTCCGGGTCATGCGGACTACATCAAGAACATGATCACGGGTGCGGCGCAGATGGACGGAGCGATTTTGGTGGTGGCGGCCGATGACGGGCCGATGCCGCAGACGCGGGAGCACATTTTGCTGGCGCGTCAGGTGGGGGTGCCCTACATTGTGGTGTTTTTGAACAAGGTGGACATGGTGGATGATCCGGAGCTGATCGAGCTGGTGGAGCTGGAGCTTCGGGAGTTGTTGACGAAGTATGGATTTCCGGGCGATGAGGTGCCGATCGTGAAGGGGTCGGCGTTGAAGGCGTTGGAGGCGGAGGATCCGGACAGTGCGGATGCGGCGCCGATTTTCGAGTTGATGAAGGCGGTGGACGAGTACATTCCGGATCCGGTGCGGGACATCGACAAGCCGTTTTTGATGCCGATCGAGGATGTGTTTTCGATCAGCGGTCGTGGGACGGTGGTTACGGGGCGCGTGGAGCGTGGCGTGATCACGGTGGGCGAGGAAGTGGAGATCGTGGGTTTCGGTCCGACGATGAAGACGGTGTGTACGGGCGTGGAGATGTTCCGTAAGACGCTGGACCGTGGGGAAGCGGGGGACAACATAGGGGTGCTTCTTCGGGGGATCAAGCGTGACGAGGTGGAGCGCGGCCAGGTGGTGGCGAAGCCGGGGAGCATCACGCCGCACACGAAGTTCAAGGCGGAAGTGTATGTCTTGAAGAAGGAAGAAGGTGGGCGGCACACGCCGTTTTTCCCGGGATACCGGCCGCAGTTTTATCTTCGGACGACGGACGTGACGGGAGTGGTGACGCTTCCGGAGGGTGTGGAGATGGTGATGCCGGGCGACAACGTGAACATGGAAGTGCAGCTGATCGCGCCGGTGGCTCTGGAAGAAGGGCTGCGGTTCGCGATCCGCGAAGGCGGCCGCACGGTCGGCGCCGGAGTCGTCACCAGCATCATCGAATAG